A genomic segment from Streptomyces sp. NBC_00654 encodes:
- a CDS encoding FAD-binding oxidoreductase, whose amino-acid sequence MTTALPRPERQPLNHHRSRLRDTKAAAYWLDRPEHPEPLPRLTADTTCDLAVVGGGYTGLWTALLAKRAHPERDVLVLEQSTCGHAASGRNGGFCSPSITHGLANGVDRWPAEAGLLHRLGMENFDALQRDLDTHGIDCGFVRSGKVTVAATPWQAEGLDGAHALAHRYGERTKLLDREELRDYVDSPLWTAGLWSPDYALLDPARLVWGLRAACLDLGVRIAENTEVTALTSRQPGRVRLATPYGAVGARQVALATNVYRPLLKRLSLSMIPVYDYALTTEPLSDEQLASIGWSGDHGITDAGNQFHYLRKTDDNRVLFGGYDAVYHYGNRVEERLTQRPATFDTLAAQFAEAFPALADVRFSHSWGGVIDSTTRFCMFAGTAAHGRIAYALGFTGLGVGATRYGARVMLDLLAGERTERLRPAMIRRPPVPFPPEPVRYLGVEATRWSMAREDANGHRNVWLRTLDRLGLGFDS is encoded by the coding sequence ATGACCACCGCCCTCCCGCGCCCCGAGCGGCAGCCGCTCAACCACCACCGCAGCCGTCTGCGCGACACCAAGGCCGCCGCCTACTGGCTCGACCGGCCCGAGCATCCCGAGCCACTGCCCCGGCTGACCGCCGACACCACCTGCGATCTCGCGGTCGTCGGCGGTGGGTACACCGGACTCTGGACCGCCCTGCTCGCCAAGCGCGCCCACCCCGAACGAGACGTCCTCGTCCTGGAACAGAGCACCTGCGGCCACGCCGCCAGCGGCCGCAACGGCGGTTTCTGCTCACCGAGCATCACCCACGGCCTCGCCAACGGCGTCGACCGCTGGCCCGCCGAGGCCGGTCTGCTGCACCGCCTGGGCATGGAGAACTTCGACGCCCTCCAGCGCGACCTGGACACCCACGGCATCGACTGCGGATTCGTCCGCAGCGGCAAGGTCACCGTCGCCGCCACCCCCTGGCAGGCCGAGGGTCTCGACGGCGCCCACGCGCTCGCCCACCGCTACGGCGAACGGACGAAGCTGCTGGACCGTGAGGAACTGCGGGACTACGTCGACTCCCCGCTGTGGACGGCGGGGCTCTGGTCCCCCGACTACGCGCTCCTGGACCCGGCACGGCTCGTCTGGGGGCTGCGCGCCGCCTGCCTCGATCTGGGAGTCCGGATCGCGGAGAACACCGAGGTCACCGCTCTGACCAGCCGTCAGCCCGGACGGGTCCGGCTCGCCACTCCGTACGGCGCCGTCGGCGCCCGGCAGGTCGCCCTCGCGACCAACGTCTACCGGCCCCTGCTCAAACGCCTCTCGCTCAGCATGATCCCGGTCTACGACTACGCGCTGACCACCGAACCGCTCAGCGACGAACAGCTCGCCTCCATCGGCTGGAGCGGCGACCACGGAATCACCGACGCGGGCAACCAGTTCCACTACCTCCGCAAGACCGACGACAACCGCGTCCTCTTCGGCGGCTACGACGCGGTCTACCACTACGGCAACCGCGTCGAGGAGCGCCTCACCCAGCGCCCGGCCACCTTCGACACGCTCGCCGCCCAGTTCGCCGAGGCCTTCCCTGCCCTCGCCGATGTCCGTTTCTCCCATTCCTGGGGCGGTGTCATCGATTCCACGACCCGCTTCTGCATGTTCGCCGGCACCGCGGCGCACGGCCGGATCGCCTACGCCCTCGGCTTCACCGGTCTCGGTGTCGGGGCGACCCGCTACGGCGCCCGGGTCATGCTGGATCTGCTCGCCGGTGAGCGCACGGAGCGGCTCCGGCCCGCGATGATCCGCCGTCCCCCCGTCCCCTTCCCCCCGGAACCGGTCCGCTATCTGGGGGTCGAGGCCACCCGGTGGTCGATGGCCCGCGAGGACGCGAACGGCCACCGGAACGTGTGGCTGCGCACCCTGGACCGGCTCGGTCTCGGCTTCGACTCCTGA
- a CDS encoding aldehyde dehydrogenase, which translates to MSTPTAARHQLFINGSYTDGSSGTDHEVISPATGERVGTFPLPSAADVDAAVRAANQAQPAWAATNVWKRAELCHRIGDELSSRVDELARLQSLEQGKPLAESVSDIEEAAKLFHLHAEDAVRLHGETLPSTDSTKRMFTFHRPVGVWGIITPWNFPLLMLAEFVAPGLATGNAHVVKPPANTPLTVLRAMEAFVAAGLPDGLVNIVPGEGETGDALVRHEGIHAIGFIGSTETGAKIQAAAGLKRSIMECSGNGPLVVLADADVEAAAKAAVDGAYPCAGQVCCATERVIVHADIHDAFVEAVLREARRITLGDPFDPKTVLGPLNNEGVAAKMDRHMADARERGARVLLGGRRAPGHPTDLYYEFTVVDGVPEDSLLSREESFGPVVPIITGQDEDDLLRIANDDRLGLQGAVFTRSMTSAFRFIEEMEVGQVIVNESNNWWDINMPFGGAGSRSTGWGRIGGKWTLMDMTDTRTGVISL; encoded by the coding sequence ATGAGCACCCCGACCGCCGCCCGGCACCAGCTCTTCATCAACGGCTCCTACACCGACGGCTCCTCCGGCACCGACCACGAGGTCATCAGCCCCGCGACGGGCGAACGCGTCGGCACCTTCCCGCTGCCCTCCGCCGCCGACGTCGACGCCGCGGTGCGCGCCGCCAACCAGGCGCAGCCCGCGTGGGCCGCGACCAACGTGTGGAAGCGCGCGGAGCTCTGTCACCGCATCGGCGACGAGCTGAGCAGCCGGGTCGACGAACTCGCCCGCCTCCAGTCGCTGGAACAGGGAAAGCCGCTCGCCGAGTCCGTCTCCGACATCGAGGAGGCGGCGAAGCTCTTCCATCTGCACGCCGAGGACGCCGTACGGCTGCACGGCGAGACGCTGCCGTCCACCGACAGCACCAAGCGGATGTTCACGTTCCATCGCCCGGTCGGTGTCTGGGGCATCATCACGCCGTGGAACTTCCCGCTGCTGATGCTCGCGGAGTTCGTCGCCCCCGGGCTCGCCACCGGCAACGCCCATGTCGTCAAGCCGCCGGCCAACACCCCGCTCACCGTCCTGCGGGCGATGGAGGCGTTCGTCGCCGCCGGGCTGCCCGACGGCCTCGTCAACATCGTCCCGGGCGAGGGGGAGACCGGCGACGCGCTGGTCCGTCACGAGGGCATCCACGCGATCGGCTTCATCGGCTCCACCGAGACCGGCGCGAAGATCCAGGCCGCCGCGGGACTCAAGCGCTCCATCATGGAGTGCTCGGGCAACGGTCCCCTCGTCGTACTGGCCGACGCCGATGTCGAGGCCGCCGCGAAGGCCGCTGTGGACGGCGCCTACCCGTGCGCCGGACAGGTCTGCTGCGCCACCGAACGTGTCATCGTGCACGCCGACATCCACGACGCCTTCGTCGAGGCCGTACTGCGTGAGGCCCGGCGCATCACGCTGGGCGACCCGTTCGACCCGAAGACCGTGCTCGGACCGCTCAACAACGAGGGCGTCGCGGCCAAGATGGACCGCCACATGGCCGACGCCCGCGAGCGCGGCGCGCGTGTCCTGCTCGGCGGCAGGCGCGCCCCGGGCCACCCCACCGACCTGTACTACGAGTTCACCGTCGTGGACGGAGTGCCGGAGGACAGCCTGCTCTCCCGCGAGGAGTCCTTCGGACCGGTCGTCCCGATCATCACCGGCCAGGACGAGGACGACCTGCTGCGCATCGCCAACGACGACAGGCTGGGGCTCCAGGGCGCCGTCTTCACCCGGAGCATGACCTCCGCCTTCCGCTTCATCGAGGAGATGGAGGTCGGCCAGGTCATCGTGAACGAGAGCAACAACTGGTGGGACATCAACATGCCCTTCGGCGGCGCCGGCAGCCGCTCCACCGGCTGGGGCCGCATCGGCGGCAAGTGGACGCTCATGGACATGACTGACACCCGTACCGGCGTCATCAGTCTCTGA
- a CDS encoding APC family permease — translation MSAQPKNPPPPASPPPGQPGTDGPAAPALPRKMSWFDGFAMSLTMPAALIASLGASIGGLGAWGAIALWAVSMALATATNWIYTELAAMFPESSGGIAHYATEGWKKRAPVVGPIASIGYWFPWTTALAVYSGLIGSFVRAQWFPGQDWSVEFGPLKVDFPIAVGLAVMLLLFGAAMIGLHVAMWVVYVTGGALLIPLAVFIVLPLFSGDWSAEGLHWNLHGAAGLREALVWLYVMAWTSFGVEVCATFAPEYKDTVRDTTRALRAGVLFSLGVFILLPLTLSGYVGEKTIAEEPTTFYIGAFQDLVGGASDLMVVFLIASLLLIMITGLADGSRVLYEMGKSGLTVKQVGVLNRRGVPARALLVALVLNVFVLTVLQTPLAIIVTGNLGYILTHVLAVSGFALLRKDRPDAVRPIRLPRFFVPLAWALAAFLTVVLVVGATGFSITGYGGYTELGVALAVLVAAVLLWLYRIKVQDRRDGDGRPE, via the coding sequence ATGTCAGCCCAGCCGAAGAACCCGCCGCCACCCGCCTCCCCGCCACCCGGACAGCCGGGAACGGACGGACCGGCCGCCCCCGCACTGCCCCGGAAGATGAGCTGGTTCGACGGCTTCGCGATGTCGCTGACCATGCCGGCCGCGCTCATCGCCTCACTCGGCGCCTCCATCGGCGGCCTCGGCGCCTGGGGCGCGATCGCCCTGTGGGCCGTCTCGATGGCGCTCGCCACCGCGACCAACTGGATCTACACCGAACTGGCCGCGATGTTCCCCGAGTCCTCCGGCGGGATAGCCCACTACGCGACGGAGGGCTGGAAGAAGCGGGCACCCGTGGTGGGGCCGATCGCCAGCATCGGCTACTGGTTCCCCTGGACCACGGCGCTGGCCGTCTACTCCGGGCTCATCGGCTCCTTCGTCCGGGCCCAGTGGTTCCCCGGCCAGGACTGGAGCGTCGAGTTCGGACCGCTCAAGGTCGACTTCCCCATCGCGGTGGGCCTGGCGGTGATGCTCCTGCTGTTCGGCGCGGCGATGATCGGCCTGCACGTCGCCATGTGGGTCGTCTACGTCACCGGCGGCGCCCTGCTCATCCCGCTCGCCGTCTTCATCGTCCTGCCGCTGTTCTCCGGCGACTGGAGCGCCGAGGGCCTGCACTGGAACCTGCACGGCGCGGCGGGTCTGCGCGAGGCGCTGGTCTGGCTCTACGTGATGGCCTGGACCTCGTTCGGCGTGGAGGTGTGCGCGACCTTCGCCCCCGAGTACAAGGACACCGTGCGCGACACCACCCGTGCGCTGCGGGCCGGAGTGCTGTTCTCGCTCGGCGTCTTCATCCTGCTCCCGCTGACCCTGTCGGGGTACGTGGGTGAGAAGACCATCGCCGAGGAGCCCACCACCTTCTACATCGGCGCCTTCCAGGACCTGGTGGGCGGCGCCTCCGACCTCATGGTGGTCTTCCTCATCGCCTCCCTGCTGCTCATCATGATCACCGGGCTCGCCGACGGCTCCCGGGTCCTGTACGAGATGGGCAAGTCCGGGCTCACGGTCAAACAGGTGGGCGTGCTGAACCGGCGCGGCGTACCGGCCAGGGCGCTTCTGGTGGCCCTGGTCCTCAACGTCTTCGTGCTGACGGTGCTCCAGACCCCGCTGGCCATCATCGTCACCGGCAATCTGGGCTACATCCTCACCCATGTGCTGGCGGTCTCCGGGTTCGCGCTGCTGCGCAAGGACCGCCCCGACGCGGTACGTCCTATCCGGCTGCCGCGCTTCTTCGTCCCCCTGGCCTGGGCGCTCGCCGCGTTCCTCACCGTGGTGCTGGTGGTGGGCGCGACCGGCTTCTCCATCACCGGATACGGCGGCTACACGGAGCTGGGGGTGGCGCTCGCCGTCCTGGTGGCGGCCGTCCTGCTGTGGCTGTACCGGATCAAGGTGCAGGACCGGCGGGACGGGGACGGCCGTCCGGAGTGA
- a CDS encoding SpoIIE family protein phosphatase — MAAASEEPGAGSGAAPATGPQASFAASNDATAVLSGDGTVIGWTRGAEDLLGYPADEMTGRSAAVLPAVPPDPIRTAAIAERCRAGTGWSGLIPLRRRDGRRIDVELRVSASFLIGERESFLVSGRERKPQWTMRQSVLEGFLTRSPVGMAVMDTDLRYIWLNDTLERLGGVPRDERLGHRMSEVLPGLRAERIEEVMRGVVETGVPVNDYEYRGWSWADPHRPHAYSASFFPLVDGDGTVIGVSYLVLDVTDRWNARRLLSLVNEGGARIGSTLDVMRTAQELADFAVPRFADLVFVDLLEPVVSTGDPGAWRSGAPGPEAGPLLRRAGMRSVREGCPEAVAGIGERVDFAAPPHDLSFLADGEPVLIPVIAPESRLWDVGRPTRAAKIREFGLHSLICVPMRARDTVLGLTTFLRSRNQVSFEEEDVAPARELVARAAVSLDNARRYTREHTAALTLQHSLLPHTLRGGTALEVASSYLPADAKDGVGGDWFDVIPLSGARVGLVIGDVVGHGIGAAATMGRLRTAVQTLADMDLAPDELLARLDDLVLTLSQEESAGLAAAPASTTVLGATCLYAVYDPVTRRCAMARAGHPPPVIVTPDGEVSFPELPAGPPLGLGGLPFEAMEMELPEGSLLGLYTDGLIAGSDRDVELGMSRLGRAVARRDLPLDTLCSTTVEQLLPVPQPDDIALLLARTHALSSDQVVSWDVPCEPSAVAGTRARAARQLETWGLGELAMTTELIVSELVTNAIRYTSGPVRLRLLRQSVLICEVSDSGSTSPRLRHARTTDEGGRGLFLVAQLSRRWGTRYAAHGKIIWAEQSLPED; from the coding sequence ATGGCAGCCGCCAGTGAGGAGCCCGGGGCGGGCTCCGGTGCCGCGCCCGCCACGGGGCCGCAGGCGTCCTTCGCGGCGTCCAACGACGCGACGGCCGTACTCTCCGGGGACGGGACGGTCATCGGCTGGACCCGGGGGGCCGAAGACCTGCTCGGGTACCCGGCGGACGAGATGACCGGCCGGTCGGCGGCCGTGCTGCCGGCGGTTCCCCCCGACCCGATCCGCACGGCCGCCATCGCCGAACGCTGCCGGGCGGGGACCGGCTGGAGCGGGCTGATTCCCCTGCGCCGCCGTGACGGCCGCCGGATCGATGTGGAACTGCGGGTGTCCGCGTCGTTCCTGATCGGGGAGCGCGAGAGCTTCCTCGTCTCCGGGCGGGAACGCAAGCCGCAGTGGACGATGCGCCAGTCCGTGCTGGAGGGGTTCCTGACGCGCTCGCCGGTCGGCATGGCGGTGATGGACACCGATCTCCGCTACATCTGGCTGAACGACACCCTGGAGCGTCTGGGCGGGGTCCCCCGTGATGAGCGTCTGGGCCACCGCATGAGCGAGGTGCTGCCGGGACTGAGGGCGGAGCGCATCGAGGAGGTGATGCGCGGGGTCGTGGAGACCGGTGTACCGGTCAACGACTACGAGTACCGGGGGTGGAGCTGGGCCGATCCGCATCGTCCGCACGCCTACTCGGCCTCGTTCTTCCCCCTGGTCGACGGGGACGGGACCGTCATCGGCGTCTCCTACCTCGTTCTCGATGTCACCGACCGGTGGAACGCCCGGCGGCTGCTGTCCCTCGTCAACGAGGGCGGGGCCCGTATCGGCAGCACCCTGGACGTCATGCGCACCGCTCAGGAACTCGCCGACTTCGCGGTGCCGCGCTTCGCGGACCTGGTCTTCGTCGACCTTCTGGAGCCGGTCGTCAGCACCGGGGACCCCGGGGCGTGGCGGTCGGGCGCACCGGGGCCGGAGGCCGGTCCCCTGCTGCGGCGGGCCGGGATGCGTTCGGTGCGGGAAGGCTGTCCGGAGGCCGTCGCGGGGATCGGGGAGCGGGTGGACTTCGCCGCGCCGCCGCACGACCTGAGCTTCCTGGCCGACGGCGAGCCGGTGCTCATCCCGGTGATCGCCCCGGAGAGCCGCCTGTGGGACGTGGGCCGGCCCACGAGGGCGGCGAAAATCCGCGAGTTCGGGCTGCACTCCCTCATCTGTGTACCGATGCGCGCGCGGGACACCGTACTGGGCCTCACGACCTTTCTGCGGTCCCGGAACCAGGTCTCCTTCGAGGAGGAGGACGTGGCGCCGGCCCGGGAGCTGGTGGCGCGGGCGGCGGTCTCCCTGGACAACGCCCGCCGCTACACCCGGGAGCACACCGCGGCGCTCACCCTTCAGCACAGTCTGCTCCCGCACACCCTCCGCGGCGGAACGGCGCTGGAGGTGGCCTCCTCCTATCTGCCGGCGGACGCGAAGGACGGGGTCGGGGGCGACTGGTTCGATGTGATCCCGCTGTCCGGCGCCCGGGTCGGGCTCGTCATCGGCGATGTCGTGGGCCATGGCATCGGCGCCGCCGCGACCATGGGACGGCTGCGCACGGCCGTGCAGACCCTGGCCGACATGGACCTGGCTCCCGACGAGCTGCTGGCCCGGCTCGACGATCTGGTGCTCACGCTGAGCCAGGAGGAGTCCGCCGGCCTGGCGGCGGCCCCCGCCAGTACGACGGTGCTGGGCGCCACCTGTCTCTACGCCGTCTACGATCCCGTGACGCGGCGCTGCGCCATGGCCCGCGCCGGCCATCCGCCTCCCGTGATCGTCACCCCGGACGGGGAGGTCAGTTTTCCCGAACTGCCCGCCGGTCCCCCGCTGGGACTGGGCGGGCTGCCGTTCGAGGCGATGGAGATGGAGCTGCCCGAGGGCAGTCTGCTCGGCCTGTACACCGACGGTCTGATCGCGGGATCCGACCGGGATGTCGAACTCGGCATGTCCCGGCTCGGCCGCGCCGTGGCACGGCGGGACCTGCCGCTGGACACCCTGTGCTCCACCACCGTCGAGCAACTGCTGCCCGTGCCGCAGCCCGACGACATCGCGCTGCTGCTCGCGCGCACCCATGCCCTGAGCAGCGACCAGGTCGTCTCGTGGGACGTGCCCTGCGAACCGTCGGCCGTGGCCGGTACACGAGCCCGCGCGGCCCGGCAGCTGGAGACATGGGGGCTGGGCGAGCTGGCGATGACGACCGAACTGATCGTCAGCGAGCTGGTCACCAACGCGATCCGGTACACCTCCGGGCCCGTACGGCTGCGGCTGCTGCGCCAGTCCGTCCTGATCTGCGAGGTCTCCGACTCCGGCAGCACCTCACCCCGACTCCGGCACGCCCGCACGACGGACGAGGGGGGACGCGGTCTGTTCCTCGTCGCCCAGCTCTCCCGGCGGTGGGGAACCCGCTACGCCGCTCACGGCAAGATCATCTGGGCCGAGCAGAGCCTTCCGGAGGACTGA